From one Phocaeicola salanitronis DSM 18170 genomic stretch:
- a CDS encoding Lrp/AsnC family transcriptional regulator: MGHHQLDKLDEQILRLIADNARIPFLEVARACNVSGAAIHQRIQKLTNLGILKGSEFIVDPEKIGYETCAYIGLYLKDPEQFDSVTEALKGIPEVVECHFTTGQYDLFIKIYAKNNHHLLNIIHDKLQPLGLSRSETIISFREAIKRQMPIQDLVDADD; this comes from the coding sequence ATGGGACATCATCAATTAGACAAATTAGACGAACAGATTCTGCGTTTGATAGCAGACAATGCGCGTATTCCGTTTTTGGAAGTTGCACGTGCTTGTAATGTATCGGGGGCTGCGATTCATCAGCGCATTCAAAAGCTGACAAATTTAGGCATATTGAAAGGTTCTGAATTTATTGTCGACCCTGAAAAAATCGGTTATGAGACATGTGCTTATATTGGCTTGTATTTGAAGGACCCAGAACAATTTGATTCTGTTACGGAAGCTTTAAAGGGTATACCGGAAGTCGTGGAATGTCATTTTACAACCGGACAATACGATTTGTTTATTAAGATTTATGCTAAAAACAATCATCATTTGCTGAATATTATTCATGATAAACTTCAGCCATTGGGACTTTCTCGCTCAGAAACAATTATCTCATTCCGTGAGGCAATAAAGCGTCAAATGCCGATACAAGATTTGGTGGATGCCGATGACTGA
- a CDS encoding DUF4834 family protein, whose product MFHILGFLLFFILIILIIGFALLAKIARSIFGFGRKMTNHTTTSETQSQNSAYSEDFQNQPRASQKKKKIFDKDEGEYVDFEEINE is encoded by the coding sequence ATGTTTCACATTCTGGGATTCTTACTTTTCTTCATTCTGATAATCCTGATTATCGGCTTTGCGTTATTGGCTAAAATAGCCCGCTCCATCTTCGGATTCGGACGCAAAATGACAAACCATACAACCACTTCTGAAACCCAATCACAAAATTCTGCCTATTCCGAAGATTTCCAAAACCAGCCTCGTGCATCTCAAAAAAAGAAAAAAATTTTCGATAAAGACGAAGGAGAGTACGTTGACTTTGAAGAAATCAATGAATAA
- a CDS encoding CDP-alcohol phosphatidyltransferase family protein, with the protein MANAIIRNIPNTLTCCNLFSGCIASYMAFQGKYEWALTFIIIGAIFDFFDGMTARMLHVSSPIGKELDSLADDITFGLAPSAIAFALFKEVHYPEFMESLRPILPYSAFLIAVFSGLRLAKFNLDERQTSSFIGMPTPANALFWGSLVTGGHAFLTSSYFNALYLLVLVIIMSLLLVAEFPMFSLKFKDLSWKHNRITYIFLIVCIPLFLIFRLSGFAAVIIWYILLSFITRKKA; encoded by the coding sequence ATGGCAAACGCAATTATCCGGAATATTCCGAACACACTTACTTGTTGCAACCTATTTTCAGGCTGCATCGCCTCATACATGGCATTTCAAGGGAAATACGAATGGGCTTTAACTTTTATTATAATCGGTGCCATCTTTGATTTTTTTGATGGCATGACTGCGAGAATGCTCCATGTATCTTCACCTATCGGCAAAGAATTAGACTCATTGGCAGACGACATTACATTCGGGCTTGCCCCGTCTGCCATCGCATTCGCTTTGTTTAAAGAAGTGCATTACCCGGAGTTTATGGAAAGCCTGCGCCCGATATTGCCCTATTCAGCCTTCCTTATCGCTGTATTCTCCGGATTACGTTTGGCTAAATTCAACCTTGACGAACGACAAACCAGTTCTTTTATCGGAATGCCTACTCCGGCGAATGCCTTATTTTGGGGTTCGTTGGTAACAGGCGGACATGCATTCCTGACCTCTTCCTATTTCAATGCACTTTATCTGCTCGTTCTGGTAATTATCATGTCCTTGTTATTAGTGGCGGAATTTCCTATGTTTTCATTAAAATTCAAAGATTTGTCATGGAAACATAACCGGATTACCTATATATTTTTAATCGTCTGCATCCCCTTGTTCCTGATTTTCCGGTTAAGCGGATTTGCAGCTGTAATAATATGGTATATCTTACTGTCGTTTATAACCCGAAAAAAAGCATAA
- a CDS encoding phosphatidylserine decarboxylase family protein: MNKIRKKIKKIRLHQEGTHILITAAILLLIINTALYWGVECKIPFYIIALGSIILYSLMVNFFRCPIRLFNKDTEKIVVAPADGKIVVIEEVDEHEYFHDRRLMISIFMSITNVHANWYPVDGEIKHVSHQNGRFLKAWLPKASTENERSTIVIETPEGHTVMARQIAGAVARRIVTYAEAGEECYIDEHMGFIKFGSRVDVYLPLGTEVCVRMGQKTVGNQTIIAKLK, encoded by the coding sequence ATGAATAAAATAAGAAAGAAAATAAAAAAGATAAGACTGCATCAAGAGGGCACGCATATCTTGATTACCGCTGCGATTTTACTCCTTATTATTAATACGGCATTGTATTGGGGAGTAGAATGCAAAATACCTTTTTACATCATAGCACTTGGCAGTATCATTTTGTATTCGCTCATGGTCAATTTTTTCCGCTGCCCCATCCGGTTATTCAATAAAGACACCGAAAAAATAGTCGTAGCGCCGGCAGACGGTAAGATTGTAGTAATTGAGGAAGTAGACGAACACGAATACTTCCACGACCGCCGATTAATGATTTCCATTTTTATGAGCATAACCAATGTGCATGCCAACTGGTATCCCGTAGACGGAGAAATAAAACACGTATCGCACCAAAACGGACGTTTTCTGAAAGCATGGCTTCCGAAAGCCAGCACTGAAAACGAACGTTCTACCATCGTAATTGAAACTCCGGAAGGACATACCGTCATGGCACGTCAAATAGCAGGCGCCGTTGCACGGCGAATCGTGACTTATGCCGAAGCAGGCGAAGAATGCTACATTGACGAACACATGGGTTTCATTAAATTCGGTTCACGCGTTGACGTATATCTGCCTTTAGGTACAGAAGTATGTGTACGTATGGGACAGAAGACCGTTGGCAACCAGACCATTATAGCCAAATTGAAATAA
- the dnaE gene encoding DNA polymerase III subunit alpha, with protein MQDFVHLHVHTQYSILDGQASISRLVDKAMANGMKGIAITDHGDMFGIKEFFNYVNKKNGGTNGEIKDLKKKVAALESGKVESENPEADIAACKEQIEVAKKKLFKPIIGCEMYVARNRLTDKNGKPDQGGYHLIVLAKNLKGYHNLIKLVSKAWTQGFYMRPRTDRAELEKYHEGLIVCSACLGGEVPRRITAGQFAEAEEAIQWYKNLFGEDYYLELQRHKATVPRANHETYKLQEVVNKKLIEYARKYDIKLVCTNDVHFVDEENAEAHDRLICLSTSKDLDDPNRMLYTKQEWMKTREEMNAIFSDVPEALVNTCEVCDKVEFYSIDHAPIMPTFSIPEEFGTEEEYRKRYSEKDLFDEFTQDENGNVVMSEADAKAKIERLGGYEKLYRIKLEADYLAKLAYEGARRRYGADLTDEVKERIKFELHIMKTMGFPGYFLIVQDFIAAARNQLDVSVGPGRGSAAGSAVAYCLGITQIDPIKYDLLFERFLNPDRISLPDIDVDFDDDGRGRVLNWVTEKYGQEKVAHIITYGTMATKLAIKDVARVQKLPLSESDRLCKLIPDKIPDKKLNLPNAIAYVPELQAAEVSSDPVLRDTIKYAKMLEGNVRNTGVHACGTIICRDDITDWVPVSTADDKETGEKMLVTQYEGSVIEETGLIKMDFLGLKTLSIIKEAIENIRHSKGIELNIDEIPIDDPATYQLYGEGQTIGTFQFESAGMQKYLRELEPSTFEDLIAMNALYRPGPMDYIPDFIDRKHGRKPIEYDIPIMEKYLKDTYGITVYQEQVMLLSRLLADFTRGESDALRKAMGKKLRDKLDHMKPKFIEGGKKNGHDPKTLEKIWADWEKFASYAFNKSHATCYSWVAYQTAYLKANYPSEYMAATMSRNVSNITEITKLMDECKAMGIRVLGPDVNESSMKFSVNYHGDIRFGLGAIKGVGESAVQSILVEREKNGVFKNIFDFVQRVNLSACNRKNIENLALAGGFDSFSGIKREDFFVKNAKDETFVEILVRYGNRYQVDKAAAVNSLFGGEQAVEIATPEIVHAPAWSDLERLNKERELVGIYLSAHPLDEYAVILENVCNARMSQLADLTPLQNHDLTLGGVVTGVREGYTRTGKPYGVAKLEDYSGTADFAFFGNDWVDKKNFFSEGMFLFMKGKCQPKQWKPDEWEVKINTIELLPEVKDRLIEKITVTMPLSVINDEMIMELGSMVKDNPGNTELFFLIRDEDGQMYVNLMSRTLKISVHKDLVNYLKNQPLLDYKIN; from the coding sequence ATGCAAGATTTTGTTCATTTACATGTTCATACGCAATATTCCATTTTGGATGGTCAGGCTTCCATATCCCGCTTGGTAGACAAAGCCATGGCAAACGGGATGAAGGGGATAGCCATAACCGACCATGGAGATATGTTTGGCATTAAGGAATTCTTCAATTATGTGAATAAGAAGAATGGAGGTACAAACGGCGAAATTAAAGATTTGAAGAAAAAGGTTGCTGCTTTGGAAAGTGGCAAGGTAGAATCAGAAAATCCGGAAGCGGACATCGCTGCTTGTAAGGAGCAAATAGAAGTTGCCAAAAAGAAATTGTTTAAGCCGATTATAGGATGCGAAATGTACGTTGCCCGTAATCGTTTGACAGATAAAAACGGGAAACCGGACCAAGGCGGATACCATTTAATTGTGTTGGCTAAAAACCTGAAGGGATATCACAACCTGATAAAGTTGGTTTCAAAAGCTTGGACACAAGGATTCTATATGCGTCCGCGTACCGATCGGGCAGAGTTGGAAAAATATCATGAAGGCTTGATTGTCTGTTCGGCATGTTTGGGAGGAGAGGTGCCGAGACGCATTACGGCAGGGCAGTTTGCTGAGGCGGAAGAAGCGATTCAATGGTATAAGAATTTGTTTGGCGAAGATTATTATCTGGAGCTTCAACGCCATAAGGCTACGGTGCCGCGTGCGAATCACGAGACATATAAGTTGCAGGAAGTGGTGAATAAGAAGTTGATTGAATATGCGCGGAAATATGATATCAAGCTGGTTTGCACGAACGATGTACATTTTGTAGACGAAGAAAATGCGGAAGCGCATGACCGTCTGATTTGTTTGAGTACAAGTAAGGATTTGGATGATCCGAACCGTATGTTGTACACAAAGCAAGAATGGATGAAGACGCGTGAGGAAATGAACGCCATATTCAGTGATGTGCCCGAAGCGTTGGTGAATACGTGCGAAGTCTGCGATAAGGTTGAGTTTTATTCCATAGACCATGCGCCGATTATGCCTACGTTCTCTATTCCGGAAGAATTTGGGACAGAGGAGGAATACCGCAAGCGATATTCCGAAAAAGACTTGTTTGATGAGTTTACACAAGATGAAAACGGGAACGTGGTGATGAGTGAAGCCGATGCGAAGGCGAAAATAGAGCGTCTGGGCGGTTACGAAAAATTATACCGTATTAAGTTGGAGGCCGATTATTTGGCTAAACTGGCTTATGAAGGTGCCCGTCGGAGATATGGAGCCGATTTGACCGACGAGGTAAAAGAACGCATAAAGTTCGAGTTGCATATCATGAAGACCATGGGTTTCCCGGGTTATTTTTTGATTGTGCAGGATTTTATAGCTGCAGCCCGTAACCAATTGGATGTGTCTGTCGGTCCCGGACGTGGTTCGGCGGCAGGGTCGGCTGTAGCTTATTGTTTGGGAATTACACAGATAGACCCTATTAAATACGATTTGCTTTTTGAGCGTTTTTTGAATCCTGACCGTATTTCTTTGCCGGATATTGACGTCGATTTTGATGATGACGGACGTGGAAGGGTGCTGAACTGGGTAACCGAAAAATACGGGCAAGAGAAAGTCGCGCACATCATTACTTACGGTACGATGGCTACCAAATTGGCGATTAAAGATGTAGCGCGTGTCCAAAAGCTGCCTCTCTCAGAGTCGGATCGCTTGTGTAAGCTGATTCCGGATAAGATACCTGATAAAAAGTTGAATTTGCCTAATGCCATAGCTTATGTGCCGGAACTGCAGGCGGCAGAAGTTTCTTCCGATCCGGTATTGCGCGATACGATTAAGTATGCGAAGATGTTGGAAGGGAATGTCCGTAATACCGGTGTGCATGCCTGCGGAACGATTATTTGCCGGGATGACATTACCGATTGGGTGCCTGTCAGCACCGCGGATGATAAGGAAACCGGCGAAAAGATGCTGGTTACCCAGTACGAAGGTTCGGTTATCGAGGAGACCGGTTTGATAAAGATGGACTTTTTAGGGTTGAAAACCTTGTCCATTATTAAAGAGGCGATTGAAAATATCCGCCATAGCAAAGGCATTGAATTGAATATTGACGAGATTCCCATTGACGACCCGGCTACGTACCAGTTGTATGGGGAAGGGCAGACCATTGGTACGTTCCAGTTCGAATCGGCAGGTATGCAGAAATACCTGCGCGAACTTGAGCCTTCTACTTTCGAGGACTTGATTGCCATGAATGCCCTTTATCGTCCGGGGCCTATGGACTATATACCGGATTTCATTGACCGTAAACATGGCCGTAAGCCGATTGAATATGACATTCCGATTATGGAAAAATATTTGAAGGATACGTATGGGATTACGGTTTATCAGGAGCAAGTGATGTTGCTCTCTCGTTTGCTTGCAGACTTTACCCGAGGCGAATCAGACGCCTTGCGTAAAGCGATGGGTAAGAAGTTGCGGGATAAATTGGACCACATGAAGCCGAAATTTATTGAAGGCGGGAAGAAGAACGGACACGATCCGAAAACGCTTGAGAAGATTTGGGCGGATTGGGAGAAATTTGCATCGTATGCTTTTAATAAGTCACATGCTACATGCTATTCATGGGTGGCTTATCAAACAGCTTACCTGAAGGCGAACTATCCTTCGGAATACATGGCGGCTACCATGAGCCGGAACGTTTCCAATATCACTGAAATCACGAAGTTGATGGATGAATGCAAGGCAATGGGAATAAGGGTGTTAGGACCGGATGTGAACGAGAGTAGCATGAAATTCTCGGTAAACTACCATGGGGATATCCGTTTTGGGTTAGGTGCCATTAAAGGTGTGGGCGAGTCGGCTGTGCAAAGTATTTTGGTGGAACGGGAAAAGAACGGAGTTTTCAAGAACATCTTTGACTTTGTGCAACGGGTGAATCTGTCTGCATGCAATCGGAAGAACATTGAAAATTTGGCACTGGCTGGCGGATTTGATAGCTTTTCCGGCATCAAGCGGGAGGATTTCTTTGTAAAAAATGCAAAAGACGAGACCTTTGTCGAGATATTGGTGCGGTATGGAAACCGTTATCAGGTAGATAAAGCCGCTGCGGTTAATTCGTTGTTTGGCGGAGAACAGGCGGTAGAGATTGCAACTCCGGAAATCGTCCATGCTCCGGCTTGGAGTGATTTGGAACGTCTGAATAAGGAACGTGAATTGGTCGGCATTTATCTTTCTGCCCATCCGCTGGACGAATACGCCGTTATATTAGAAAATGTATGTAATGCGCGGATGAGTCAGTTGGCGGATTTGACACCCTTGCAGAATCATGATTTGACTTTGGGAGGGGTTGTTACAGGGGTGCGCGAAGGATACACACGTACCGGAAAGCCATACGGTGTCGCCAAGCTGGAAGATTATTCCGGTACAGCCGACTTTGCTTTCTTTGGAAATGATTGGGTGGACAAGAAGAATTTCTTTAGCGAAGGCATGTTCTTGTTTATGAAAGGGAAATGTCAGCCTAAGCAATGGAAACCCGATGAATGGGAAGTAAAAATCAATACGATTGAACTTTTGCCTGAGGTGAAAGACCGGTTGATAGAAAAGATTACGGTCACTATGCCGCTTTCTGTAATTAACGATGAAATGATAATGGAGTTGGGCTCCATGGTGAAAGATAATCCGGGAAACACAGAACTGTTTTTCCTGATTCGGGATGAAGACGGGCAGATGTATGTCAACCTGATGTCGCGTACATTAAAGATTTCAGTTCACAAAGATTTGGTAAATTATTTAAAAAACCAGCCATTGTTGGACTATAAAATAAATTAG
- the trxA gene encoding thioredoxin, with the protein MALTIKDDNFEAIVAEGKPVVLDFWATWCGPCRQIAPYIEDLAEEYKDKVNIGKCDVDENADLPAQFGVRNIPTVLFIKNGEVVDKQVGATTKAALQAKIEALL; encoded by the coding sequence ATGGCACTGACTATTAAAGATGACAATTTTGAAGCTATTGTAGCTGAAGGAAAACCTGTAGTATTGGACTTTTGGGCAACTTGGTGCGGTCCTTGTCGGCAAATCGCTCCTTATATTGAAGACCTGGCGGAAGAATATAAGGATAAAGTGAATATCGGGAAATGCGATGTGGACGAAAATGCCGACCTGCCCGCTCAGTTCGGAGTACGCAATATCCCGACTGTACTTTTCATTAAAAACGGAGAAGTGGTTGACAAACAGGTCGGAGCTACTACAAAAGCGGCTTTGCAGGCGAAAATTGAAGCTTTACTGTAA
- a CDS encoding outer membrane beta-barrel protein, whose translation MKKSLFIIAMSLVATIGFAQENKWNAGLVIGYGTDISKASLGGRVVWDIIEPFSVAAGFNRYFKDSYDDGFVNTDVKYWDLNLDFHWNVLRGESYNVYPLIGLTYLHGKATAEGGGEKISNSDGKFGVNIGVGGQYNFSENWGAAIEAKYQIRDGGQFVPSLSVMYRF comes from the coding sequence ATGAAAAAAAGTCTTTTTATTATTGCAATGTCACTTGTTGCTACCATCGGCTTCGCACAAGAAAACAAATGGAATGCCGGCTTAGTTATTGGTTATGGTACAGATATCTCAAAAGCTTCTTTAGGAGGTAGAGTCGTATGGGATATCATCGAACCATTTTCTGTAGCAGCAGGGTTTAACCGTTACTTCAAAGATAGTTATGATGACGGATTTGTCAATACTGATGTAAAATATTGGGACCTCAATTTAGATTTTCACTGGAATGTATTGCGCGGCGAAAGCTACAATGTATACCCCCTTATCGGACTTACCTACCTGCACGGCAAAGCAACTGCTGAAGGAGGCGGAGAGAAAATAAGTAATTCTGACGGCAAATTTGGAGTGAATATCGGTGTTGGCGGACAATATAATTTCTCAGAAAATTGGGGAGCTGCCATCGAAGCCAAATACCAAATCAGAGATGGAGGACAATTTGTGCCCTCACTTTCCGTAATGTACCGATTCTGA
- a CDS encoding AraC family transcriptional regulator — protein MGIIHLSIELAFDFIAFLMGGILILQAKDNYLKLYWGIIASCIGLFFIWENIGWLMIVTDTPEYRFTSLLSIDKMLKWYALASVVSLFPMASLYPGYFNHLRLLVFLLPPVIIITTGICYLFFNGHLTPVYSLNEIWSHIQEKDIQLRLGLFLVSILLPLAFFILPLASKHAFRRINRNMYAFIGFMFLFLSIYIAFTLNINEFVFNLFGIAALVFTLLFSTLYLFRENPFSDHIQMIPINKEEEEEESALPTSPLFVSVDNYLKQHPTYTDKSYTLQNLAEALNEKDKAVSQAIKSGGFTGFREYINCLRLEYFKQLASEDPNKNIKELMYLCGFTSRTTFYRNFADKFGISPTQFIENLQKGTSNLEK, from the coding sequence ATGGGAATCATACATTTATCCATCGAACTTGCTTTTGATTTCATTGCATTCCTCATGGGAGGCATCCTCATCCTGCAAGCCAAGGACAACTATCTGAAACTCTATTGGGGCATCATCGCCTCCTGCATCGGATTATTCTTTATCTGGGAAAACATAGGATGGCTCATGATTGTGACCGATACGCCTGAATACCGGTTCACCTCCCTGCTCAGTATCGACAAAATGCTGAAATGGTATGCACTGGCAAGTGTAGTGTCCCTCTTCCCGATGGCTTCCCTTTATCCGGGTTACTTCAACCATTTGCGGCTATTGGTGTTCTTGCTTCCTCCGGTCATCATCATTACTACAGGCATCTGCTACCTGTTTTTCAACGGTCACCTCACACCGGTTTATTCCCTGAACGAGATATGGTCCCACATACAGGAAAAAGATATCCAGCTTCGCCTCGGGCTGTTTCTGGTTTCCATTTTGCTGCCTCTTGCTTTCTTTATCTTGCCTCTTGCCTCCAAACACGCTTTCAGACGCATCAACCGGAACATGTACGCATTTATCGGGTTTATGTTTCTGTTCTTAAGCATCTATATCGCATTTACGTTGAATATCAATGAATTTGTATTCAATCTGTTTGGCATTGCCGCCCTTGTGTTCACCCTCCTGTTTTCCACACTCTATCTATTCCGCGAGAACCCGTTTTCAGACCATATACAAATGATTCCTATAAATAAGGAAGAAGAGGAGGAAGAAAGCGCCTTACCCACTTCCCCGCTTTTCGTTTCTGTAGACAATTATCTGAAACAGCACCCTACGTATACAGACAAGAGCTATACCTTACAAAATCTTGCCGAAGCCCTGAACGAAAAAGACAAAGCCGTTTCACAAGCTATCAAAAGCGGAGGCTTCACCGGATTCAGGGAATACATCAACTGCTTGCGGTTAGAATATTTCAAACAATTAGCGAGCGAAGATCCCAATAAAAACATCAAAGAATTGATGTACCTCTGCGGTTTCACCTCACGAACCACTTTCTATCGGAATTTTGCAGACAAATTCGGTATCTCCCCTACCCAATTCATCGAGAACTTGCAAAAAGGAACAAGCAATTTGGAAAAATGA
- a CDS encoding immunity 17 family protein, whose translation MVMHYIIQALFVLIGLLALLAALFNWEWFFTAQNTQFIVANAGRNRARLFYAFIGILMIATGVFFFLSVRGII comes from the coding sequence ATGGTAATGCATTACATCATACAGGCATTATTCGTACTTATAGGGTTGCTCGCATTGCTGGCAGCCCTATTCAATTGGGAATGGTTCTTTACGGCACAAAACACACAGTTCATTGTCGCCAATGCCGGAAGGAACCGTGCACGCTTGTTTTACGCCTTCATCGGAATCTTAATGATTGCTACGGGAGTATTCTTTTTCTTATCAGTAAGAGGCATCATCTAA
- the tsaE gene encoding tRNA (adenosine(37)-N6)-threonylcarbamoyltransferase complex ATPase subunit type 1 TsaE, producing MKISIDNLDNIHEAAKIFINAIGDNTVFAFYGKMGAGKTTFIKAVCEELGVTDVINSPTFAIVNEYRSDTTGELIYHFDFYRIKKIEEVYDMGYEDYFYSGALCFIEWPELVEDLLPGNTVKVTIEEQENGSRTLSFEAEE from the coding sequence ATGAAAATAAGCATCGACAATCTTGACAATATCCATGAAGCGGCGAAAATATTCATCAACGCCATAGGAGACAACACCGTATTTGCATTTTACGGGAAAATGGGTGCAGGAAAAACGACATTCATCAAAGCCGTATGTGAAGAATTAGGCGTAACGGATGTGATTAACTCGCCGACTTTCGCCATTGTAAACGAATACCGTTCGGACACAACGGGAGAACTTATCTACCATTTTGATTTCTACCGGATAAAAAAGATAGAAGAAGTGTATGACATGGGCTACGAAGACTACTTCTATAGCGGAGCCTTATGCTTCATCGAATGGCCCGAACTGGTGGAAGACCTGCTTCCGGGAAATACGGTAAAAGTAACCATAGAAGAACAGGAAAACGGAAGCCGCACGCTCAGCTTCGAAGCGGAAGAATAA
- a CDS encoding metal ABC transporter permease has product MMDLLHYTFFQHALLGSLFASIACGIIGTYIVTRRLVFISGGITHASFGGIGIGLYTGISPILSAAVFSVLSAFGVEWLSKRSDMREDSAIAVFWTFGMAIGIIFSFLAPGFTPDLSSFLFGNILTITRGDILLLGILSLMLALFFALFLRPIVAIAFDPEFARSQKLPVTFFEYALMVFIALTIVACLRMVGIVLAISLLTLPQMTANLFTFKFKYIIWLSIAIGYISCLGGLFISYKYQIPSGASIIFVSILFYIIAKISRIGYKKKKNYNFAES; this is encoded by the coding sequence ATGATGGATTTATTGCACTATACATTTTTCCAACATGCCTTGCTGGGAAGCCTTTTCGCCAGCATAGCATGCGGAATTATCGGCACTTACATTGTCACGCGAAGGCTGGTATTCATCAGCGGCGGGATAACCCATGCCTCATTTGGAGGAATCGGCATCGGACTGTATACGGGCATCTCTCCCATACTGAGCGCTGCCGTCTTTTCGGTGTTGTCGGCTTTCGGAGTGGAATGGCTCAGCAAACGGAGCGACATGCGCGAAGATTCCGCTATCGCCGTGTTCTGGACTTTCGGCATGGCTATCGGCATCATATTCAGCTTTCTGGCTCCGGGATTCACCCCCGACCTCTCTTCCTTCTTATTCGGGAACATCCTGACCATCACCCGGGGCGATATCCTTCTGCTCGGCATACTCAGCCTGATGCTCGCCCTGTTTTTTGCCCTGTTCCTGCGCCCTATCGTCGCCATCGCTTTCGACCCTGAATTCGCACGTTCGCAAAAGCTTCCCGTCACTTTTTTCGAATATGCCCTGATGGTGTTCATCGCCCTGACTATCGTGGCATGCCTCCGCATGGTAGGCATCGTGCTCGCCATTTCCTTGCTGACCCTCCCGCAAATGACAGCAAACCTTTTTACCTTCAAGTTCAAATACATTATCTGGCTATCCATCGCCATCGGCTACATCAGTTGCCTGGGAGGGCTGTTCATCTCTTACAAATACCAGATTCCATCGGGAGCCTCTATCATTTTTGTGTCTATTTTGTTTTATATCATCGCAAAGATAAGCCGTATAGGGTATAAAAAGAAAAAAAATTATAACTTTGCAGAAAGTTAA